The following are from one region of the Paenibacillus sp. KS-LC4 genome:
- a CDS encoding YhgE/Pip domain-containing protein produces MGIFQVFWKEMKLLGKKPMVLLTLAGIALLPMLYSSFLVEGSWDPYGQTSKLPVAVVNLDQGADYEGKQLHIGEDFVDELGKNTDFSWSFVTQDQAKTGMSNNHYYMTITIPEHFSQDASTLTEAEPKQAEIIFEPNSDYNFVGAQIGSTAMKELKSKLSVQITEAYTRSMFEQIDKISDGLGKAGSGATELKDGAGRLGDGITTLKKNLNKLASGTADVQVGVKQLASGAGDLAEGAGALKSGTATLSSGLSELSAAAAKLDAGASSAQDGAAKLEAGLQAASAGSGKLAAGLTASEKASAQVAAGASQVADGLAQLAASSPELQSNEQLAKLLAASRQVASGSEQLHDGQKQLLTGSTELAKGQEQLLDGAAKLSSGQQELAKGLHTFSTKMKEAAAGGEKTAEGASSVQAGAAKLQAGLGKLNGGVSELADGSRKLDAGAGKLADGSVKLVDGSGELASQLNEAASKSSEVQSGDSTVSMFAAPVKVTENTDHKLSHYGLGITPYFLSLALFMGALVFTTVFSLRESDIASATPMQRFVSRTLTFTIVSLVQSVIADTVLLYVLKLEIHSKPLFFLFTIITSLTFTWIVQMLVTWLDNPGRFAVILLMILQLTSSAGTFPLEMLPNWMQKVNPWLPMTHSIIGFKAIVASGDYGVIREQMLILGIFAIIALALTFLYFYRQTGKNEQLQAITA; encoded by the coding sequence ATGGGTATATTTCAAGTGTTTTGGAAGGAAATGAAGCTGCTCGGCAAGAAGCCGATGGTGCTGCTGACGTTAGCAGGTATTGCTCTGCTTCCGATGCTGTATAGCAGTTTTCTAGTCGAAGGCTCATGGGACCCCTACGGACAGACGAGCAAGCTGCCAGTAGCGGTTGTTAATCTTGATCAAGGGGCAGACTATGAAGGCAAGCAGCTGCATATTGGCGAGGATTTTGTCGATGAGCTGGGGAAAAATACTGACTTTAGCTGGTCATTCGTTACGCAGGATCAGGCAAAGACCGGTATGAGCAATAATCATTATTATATGACGATTACAATTCCGGAGCATTTTTCGCAGGATGCATCGACGCTGACGGAGGCTGAGCCGAAGCAGGCGGAAATTATTTTTGAACCGAATAGCGATTATAACTTTGTAGGGGCCCAAATTGGCAGCACGGCAATGAAAGAACTGAAGTCGAAGCTGTCGGTGCAAATTACGGAAGCCTATACGCGCAGCATGTTTGAGCAAATTGATAAAATTTCCGATGGCCTTGGAAAAGCAGGCTCCGGTGCAACGGAGCTTAAGGATGGGGCAGGTAGGTTAGGTGACGGAATTACGACGCTGAAAAAGAATCTGAACAAGCTGGCGAGCGGCACAGCGGACGTTCAGGTTGGTGTGAAGCAGCTCGCGAGCGGCGCGGGTGACCTTGCCGAAGGCGCAGGTGCGCTGAAGTCGGGAACCGCGACTTTGTCGAGCGGGCTCAGTGAGCTGTCTGCGGCGGCTGCCAAGCTCGACGCAGGGGCAAGCAGCGCGCAGGATGGCGCTGCGAAGCTTGAAGCTGGCTTGCAAGCGGCAAGCGCAGGAAGCGGTAAGCTGGCCGCTGGCCTCACGGCTTCGGAGAAAGCCAGCGCGCAGGTTGCGGCAGGCGCAAGCCAGGTCGCTGACGGTTTGGCGCAGCTCGCGGCGAGCAGCCCGGAGCTGCAAAGCAATGAGCAGCTGGCAAAGCTGCTGGCAGCTAGCCGCCAAGTGGCGTCGGGCAGCGAGCAGCTGCATGACGGACAGAAGCAATTGCTGACCGGCAGCACAGAGCTTGCGAAGGGGCAGGAGCAGCTGCTGGATGGAGCAGCTAAGCTTAGCAGCGGACAGCAGGAGCTAGCTAAGGGGCTGCATACCTTCAGCACCAAAATGAAGGAAGCTGCGGCAGGCGGCGAGAAAACAGCAGAAGGTGCCTCAAGTGTTCAGGCAGGCGCTGCAAAGCTGCAAGCCGGACTTGGAAAGCTGAACGGCGGCGTTAGTGAGCTGGCCGACGGCTCGAGAAAGCTTGACGCTGGCGCGGGCAAGCTTGCTGACGGTTCTGTGAAGCTGGTTGACGGCTCGGGCGAGCTTGCGAGCCAATTAAATGAAGCGGCTAGTAAGTCGTCAGAAGTGCAATCAGGAGACAGCACGGTCAGCATGTTCGCTGCTCCAGTCAAAGTGACAGAAAATACCGATCATAAGCTAAGTCATTATGGTCTGGGCATTACGCCATATTTTCTGTCACTGGCGCTATTTATGGGAGCGCTCGTGTTTACTACGGTGTTCTCTTTAAGAGAGTCTGACATTGCCAGCGCTACACCTATGCAGCGTTTTGTCAGCCGGACGCTGACGTTCACGATAGTCAGTCTCGTGCAGTCGGTCATTGCCGACACGGTTCTGCTATACGTCCTCAAGCTCGAAATTCATAGCAAGCCATTATTTTTCTTATTTACGATTATAACAAGCTTGACCTTCACTTGGATCGTACAAATGCTTGTCACATGGCTGGATAACCCGGGTCGCTTTGCGGTCATCCTGCTTATGATTTTGCAGCTTACTTCAAGCGCAGGAACGTTTCCGCTGGAGATGCTGCCGAACTGGATGCAGAAGGTCAATCCTTGGCTGCCCATGACACACAGCATAATCGGCTTCAAAGCGATTGTAGCAAGCGGAGATTATGGGGTAATACGCGAGCAAATGTTGATTTTGGGCATCTTTGCGATTATTGCGCTCGCCTTGACCTTCCTGTATTTCTATCGCCAGACTGGGAAAAATGAACAACTACAGGCTATTACCGCTTAA
- a CDS encoding TetR/AcrR family transcriptional regulator, whose protein sequence is MAIDRKTLILEAAAQSFAQFGYKATTMDLVSKIANVGKGTIYTFFKTKEELFEEILGKAFAELQSIMSEGTKQDAAFVDNLFNVLDSILDFRSDHELAVKLSQEVRDIGTVQALEGIRRMEHFALDFLKQQLERAIDNGEVKPCNSEIAAFMIFRLYIGLTSDWNKLSAPLSKDEIKQNMLSFITSGIVADSVK, encoded by the coding sequence ATGGCGATTGATCGCAAAACATTGATTTTAGAAGCAGCGGCGCAGTCGTTTGCACAGTTTGGCTATAAAGCGACGACGATGGATCTCGTATCCAAAATCGCAAATGTAGGCAAAGGGACGATTTATACCTTTTTCAAGACGAAGGAGGAGCTGTTTGAGGAAATTCTCGGCAAAGCCTTTGCAGAGCTGCAAAGCATTATGAGCGAGGGAACGAAGCAGGACGCGGCGTTCGTCGACAATTTGTTTAATGTGCTCGATTCGATTCTCGATTTCCGCTCTGATCATGAGCTGGCGGTGAAGCTCTCTCAGGAGGTTCGAGATATTGGAACGGTACAAGCGCTGGAGGGCATTCGCCGAATGGAACATTTTGCGCTGGACTTTCTTAAGCAACAGCTGGAGCGTGCGATCGACAACGGCGAGGTGAAGCCTTGCAATTCTGAGATTGCTGCGTTTATGATTTTTCGACTGTACATCGGATTGACATCCGATTGGAATAAGCTGAGCGCACCGCTGAGCAAGGATGAGATTAAACAAAATATGCTTTCCTTTATCACATCTGGCATCGTAGCCGATTCGGTAAAGTAA
- a CDS encoding DUF4395 domain-containing protein has protein sequence MMHEVPMRYVKANQVGIVTFVLLSFFLNQPLLLGLLWIIQVAGLASAGKLNLFVRIAKLILKGTGTETQAAELQRFNNVLAVLFLTLALASTAFGWDIAAYAFSIMLLAAASAALLGYCVGCTVYFWYKQLRAGRKIGRI, from the coding sequence ATGATGCATGAAGTGCCGATGCGCTATGTTAAAGCAAACCAGGTTGGAATCGTTACTTTTGTTCTTCTATCCTTTTTCCTTAATCAGCCCTTGCTTTTGGGGTTATTATGGATCATTCAAGTGGCTGGCCTTGCTTCCGCGGGGAAGCTTAATCTTTTTGTACGGATCGCAAAGCTGATTTTAAAAGGAACAGGCACCGAGACGCAGGCGGCTGAGCTGCAGCGTTTCAACAATGTGCTGGCTGTGCTGTTCCTTACTTTAGCGCTGGCATCCACAGCGTTTGGCTGGGACATAGCAGCGTATGCGTTCTCCATTATGCTGCTGGCAGCCGCCAGCGCCGCCCTGCTCGGCTATTGCGTAGGCTGCACCGTTTATTTCTGGTACAAGCAGCTCCGCGCCGGCCGGAAAATAGGTCGCATTTAG
- a CDS encoding acyltransferase family protein, which translates to MDNSKQSQQHIARSTYEQQGNKAYRTGLDGIRAIAVIAVIVYHLHPGWMPGGLLGVGIFFVLSGYLITSILLKELEKRGKIDLKAFWIRRAKRLLPGMLFMIAVTGAATLLFAYPHWSPFLTDLPGVLLYVSNWSLILHHVSYFESFGPASPLGHLWSLAVEEQFYLVWPLMLLIGLRFLKRRRVLLLGILGLAVVSAAAMAWLYQPDSDPSRVYYGTDTRLFGLLFGAALALVWPFHKLKPRVSNEAKLTLDIIGGIALLVSLLAFWYTNEYQPFLYLGGMLILSFVSVLLIMTSAHPASRISRLLSIPPLRYIGVRSYGLYLWHYPVIILTSPAVDTGEISLMRLSLQLVLMLVLAAVSFKYVEQPLRYGSVRKLCRQFPAWMAAHSYRRAFIVFFSMCLFVTFSFSFALRMDWLNSIWGNKPLSPVQASGSYAAEDAEAPGTAPGVRGSSSTRTGAEAGELETAAPEQTPALIGEASASSSPEASSEPISSAKPTESGGDGGKRASEKEKEPGPSPSEATVTAIGDSVMLDIQSELEKLVPSIAVDGQIGRQMSEAPPILEQLQREGSLGDTVIIELGTNGAFASKQLTRISDLLKNNTKVILVNTRVPRPWEQIVNDALAKAVRGSKNMTLVDWNTASSGQDDYFSQDGVHLTAKGAKALAALIARAV; encoded by the coding sequence ATGGACAACAGCAAGCAGTCACAACAGCATATCGCGCGAAGTACATATGAGCAGCAGGGAAACAAAGCATACAGGACTGGGCTTGACGGAATCAGGGCAATCGCTGTAATAGCGGTTATTGTGTACCATCTTCATCCCGGATGGATGCCGGGCGGACTGCTCGGTGTGGGCATTTTTTTTGTTCTATCAGGGTATTTGATTACTAGTATTTTATTGAAAGAGCTAGAGAAGCGTGGAAAAATAGATTTGAAGGCTTTTTGGATTCGTCGGGCAAAAAGATTGCTTCCCGGCATGCTGTTTATGATAGCGGTCACCGGGGCAGCGACCCTGCTGTTTGCCTATCCGCATTGGTCCCCCTTTTTAACCGACTTGCCTGGCGTGCTGCTATATGTGAGCAATTGGTCGCTTATTTTACATCATGTTTCGTATTTCGAAAGCTTTGGCCCCGCCTCGCCGCTCGGCCATTTATGGTCACTTGCCGTAGAAGAACAGTTTTATTTGGTGTGGCCGCTAATGCTCTTGATAGGCCTGCGTTTTTTGAAACGGCGCCGTGTGCTGCTGCTGGGCATACTTGGATTGGCCGTTGTTTCCGCCGCTGCTATGGCATGGCTTTACCAGCCTGACAGTGATCCAAGCCGTGTTTATTATGGAACAGATACGCGCTTGTTCGGCCTGCTTTTCGGGGCAGCACTTGCTCTTGTATGGCCGTTTCATAAGCTCAAGCCACGCGTTTCCAATGAAGCGAAGCTTACGCTTGATATCATCGGCGGAATAGCGCTGCTCGTGTCGCTGCTTGCTTTTTGGTATACGAATGAGTATCAGCCCTTCTTATATTTAGGAGGCATGCTGATACTGTCCTTTGTATCCGTGCTGCTCATTATGACATCGGCGCATCCAGCCAGCCGAATCAGTCGTTTATTATCCATTCCGCCGCTTCGTTACATCGGTGTTCGTTCTTATGGACTGTATTTGTGGCATTATCCGGTCATTATTTTAACGAGTCCAGCTGTGGATACGGGTGAGATTTCGCTCATGCGCCTAAGCTTGCAGCTCGTGTTGATGCTTGTGCTTGCAGCGGTATCCTTTAAATATGTTGAACAGCCGCTTCGTTACGGAAGCGTGAGAAAGCTGTGCAGGCAATTCCCCGCATGGATGGCCGCCCATTCCTATCGGAGAGCCTTTATCGTCTTCTTCAGCATGTGCTTATTCGTCACGTTTTCGTTTTCGTTTGCACTGCGAATGGATTGGTTAAATTCGATCTGGGGCAATAAGCCGCTCTCCCCTGTTCAAGCGTCGGGCAGCTACGCTGCTGAAGACGCCGAAGCTCCGGGGACGGCGCCCGGTGTTCGAGGAAGCTCTAGTACTCGGACGGGAGCAGAAGCGGGCGAGCTGGAAACGGCCGCACCAGAGCAGACGCCGGCACTGATCGGGGAGGCAAGTGCATCGTCAAGCCCCGAAGCAAGCAGCGAGCCAATTTCGTCAGCGAAACCGACCGAATCAGGTGGGGACGGAGGCAAGAGGGCATCGGAGAAGGAGAAGGAGCCGGGGCCTTCTCCTTCCGAAGCGACGGTGACTGCAATTGGAGATTCAGTCATGCTCGACATTCAGAGCGAGCTGGAAAAGCTCGTTCCCAGCATCGCGGTAGACGGTCAAATCGGCAGGCAAATGTCTGAGGCTCCACCTATTCTTGAACAGCTTCAGAGGGAAGGCTCACTTGGCGACACTGTTATTATTGAGCTAGGGACGAATGGCGCTTTCGCCAGCAAGCAGCTGACGCGAATTTCTGATCTGCTAAAAAATAATACAAAAGTTATATTGGTGAATACGAGGGTTCCTCGGCCGTGGGAGCAAATCGTCAACGATGCCTTGGCCAAAGCGGTCAGAGGAAGCAAAAATATGACCCTCGTTGACTGGAACACGGCCAGCTCCGGCCAGGATGATTATTTTTCACAGGATGGCGTTCATCTGACGGCTAAAGGAGCAAAAGCGCTGGCGGCATTAATTGCTCGGGCTGTTTAA